In one window of Motacilla alba alba isolate MOTALB_02 unplaced genomic scaffold, Motacilla_alba_V1.0_pri HiC_scaffold_28, whole genome shotgun sequence DNA:
- the LOC119696403 gene encoding olfactory receptor 14C36-like: MSNSSSISHFLLLALADTRQLQLLHFCLLLGISLAALLGNGLIISAVACRQHLHTPMFFFLLNLALTDLGSICTTVPKAMHNSLWDTSTISYTGCAAQLFFFLFFISAELSLLTIMCYDRYVSICKPLHYGTLLGSRACARMAAAAWASGFLYSLLHTANTFSLPLCHGNALGQFFCEIPQILKLSCFKSYLRERGLLDISACLGFGCFVFIVFSYVQIFRAVLRIPSEQGRHKAFSTCLPHLAVVSLFISTAVFTYLKPPSMSSPSLDLALSVLYSVVPPALNPLIYSLRNQELKAAVWRLMTGCF, from the coding sequence atgtcgaacagcagctccatcagccacttcctcctgctggcattggcagacacgcggcagctgcagctgctgcacttctgcctcttgctgggcatctccctggctgccctcctgggcaacggcctcatcatcagcgccgtagcctgccgccagcacctgcacacgcccatgttcttcttcctgctcaacctggccctcactgacctgggctccatctgcaccactgtccccaaagccatgcacaattccctctgggacaccagcaccatctcctacacaggatgtgctgctcagctctttttctttctgttcttcatctcagcagagctttccctcctgaccatcatgtgctacgaccgctacgtgtccatctgcaaacccctgcactacgggaccctcctgggcagcagagcttgtgcccgcatggcagcagctgcctgggccagtggcTTTCTGTATTCACTGCTGCACAcggccaatacattttccctgcccctgtgccatggcaatgccctgggccagttcttctgtgaaatcccacagatcctCAAACTCTCTTGTTTCAAATCGTACCTCAGGGAACGTGGTCTTCTTGACATTAGTGCCTGTTTAGGatttggttgttttgtgttcatagttttctcctatgtgcagatcttcagggccgttctgaggatcccctctgagcagggacggcacaaagccttttccacctgcctccctcacctggccgtGGTCTCCCTATTCATCAGCACTGCAGTGTTTACCTACCTGAAGCCCCCTTCCatgtcctccccatccctggatctggccctgtcagttctgtactcggtggtgcctccagccctgaaccccctcatctacagcctaaggaaccaggagctcaaggctgcagtgtggagacTGATGACTGGATGCTTTTAG